CCCGCCAACTTCGAACCCATCAGCGCCCCATCCTGTTCTGGTGATGCTGCTCTCTGTGCCATCCATGTGCTCTCCGATGGCGAAGCCGAACCCCGCCCCGATGAAACAGCACTGCTCAACATGCAGACTGAAATCAACAACGCGGTGTCTTCCGGCACACCTACCTCCGATGTAGCATTGGAAGATTAATGCCGGCAAAAACAGGGAGGCTGCCTTTCGGCAGCCTCCTTTTCTCATCAACGCTCATTCTGCACAACCCCGCCCATAGCTACAACTACCATGGGCAACAATGCCGTCACCCGCTTGCTATCAGGCTTCAATACATACTCGTTATTGTCCAATTGACGGCGCAATCCTTCTTTCCATACACCCGTTTGCCAATACCGCCGGATATCCGGCCAACGCAAGCCCCGGTATGCCAGCTCCAGCCTTCTTTCCAACCGGATACGCTCCGCCAGCTGCCCCGGATCCTGTATATCCAGCGGCACCCAACTGCTGCGCTTCCAACGCTTCTCCAGCAACTGGTTCAATGCCCCCAATGCACCTGCCCTGTCCCCCAATGCCAGTGCCGACTCTGCCCGTATCAGGTACAACTCCCCTGTCGTCAGCCCGTCAAAATACACGCCACTCACCTGGCCGTCGTAATTGCCCTTGAAATTGTACAGTCCATCCGGCTGCCGCTGCCAGTACAACCCCTTCCGCAAATCGTCTGCAGCATACAATTTGTACAATCCCGTATCTACCCTCGATACATTGTTCGATATACCAGCCGACATCGTACTGTGATACAACACTTCCGTATTGAACCGCTGAAAAGGCACCGTCGCCGATGCATTCAGTGTAGCATAATCCAACAAGCTCCCCTGCATCTCCAACCCCGCTGCCGATGCTTTCGCCGCCAATACCATATCCCCCATCTGCAATGCCACCCTCGCCAGTAATGCCCATGCCGCAGGCTTTGAAGCCCTCGTCAAAAAACGGGCCCGCTCCGGCAGCAACCACACCGCCGCCGTCACATCCTTTACCATCTGCTCATACGTACTGGCAATACTGCTCCTTACATACCCCGCACCAATATCTTCTGTCAATACCAGCGGCAATCCAAATCCGTTGTCCGCCATTCCTGTTTGATAGGGCACCGCAAACAACTGCGCCAACCGGTAATAACTCAGGGCCCGCAAAAACAACGCCTGCCCCCGCACATCACGTACAGCCATTTGTGCCGTATCTGCCACCGGCATCCGGTCAATCATCGCCAATACCGTATTCGCCTGATATACCCGCCGGTAACAAGCCATCCACTGCGCTGCATTGTCCGCAGCATCTCCCCATACATAATTCTGCCGGGCAGCCTCATTCGTTACAGCAGCATAAGCACTACTGCTTACCTGCACATCATCACTGTACAAATGCGTCGCCCACATCCAGTTGCTGTTCACAATCGTCACATTGTCCAGCAGCGCCTGTGCATCCTGCACCGTCACCGGCACCGTCGCCGTCTTATCCGGCCGCTCATCCAAAAACTTTTCGCAGCCCGTCAGCAGCCCGCCAACCAATAGCAATATCAGTATTTTATGTTGTTGCATATGCTCTCTTTTACAATGAAAAAAATATCCCCTCACATCCAAACACTCACACCCACACCCACACCCCAAACCACCAACCATCAACCATCAACCATCAACCACCAACTACCAACTACATCCCAACCCTCAACCCCACCGTCCACGCCAACGGCTGCCGCAATCCATCCGGCCATTCCGGATCCACACCCCGGCTATTGGCCTTGTACAACAATATCCCCGGCTGCCATAGTCCATACCAGTTGCACTGCTGCAACTGCAGCCGCTTACACCAGCGTTTCGGCAAATCATAACTCACCTGCACATCCTGCAACCGTATGCTATTGGCCCGCTCCACCAGTACCGTACTGTTGCTGTAAAAATTATCCCGCAAACTGCTGTTCGGATAAAGCATCGAGGGCACCTGCGTCCGCAACTCATCTCCCGGCTGCTGCCAGCGCTTCGCCCAGTCGGCATGCGTCACCCAACTGGCAAACAGGTTTTGATAATGCACCGACCGGTTCCGGTAATAATGCCCCCACTTCCACAATACATTCACAGAAAGCTTCCAGCCTCCACGGCCAACCGACGGTCGCACCGACCCGAAAAAATCAGGCCTCGAACTCCCATGAAACCACAAAGAGTCCGACACCGTGCTGCTGATAATCGTGCCATACTGCTGACTCGCCATACCATCCAGCCGCCCCACCGGATTGCCCGTCGCAGCATCCAATCCCGTCATCACATAACTGTACACTCCGTAGGCCGGAAAACCCGCCCTCGGGTTGATGGTCTGCTCCATCCCCACCAGGGTATTGCCCACCGTACTGCTCAACGGATACTCCGTAATCAAACTCTTGTTCCAGTTCAGCAACCAGTCAATGCGCAATTCAGTTTTGCCCCGCAGCAAGGCCGTCATCAACTGCACATCCACCCCCCGAACCCGCATCCGGCCCGCATTCATCGTCACCAGACTCTGCCCCGTCGTCGGATCCGGCACCACCGGTATCAGCAAATCCTTCGACCGCTTCTCATACCACTCCACACTCCCCGTTATCCGCTGCTGCCACATCGCCACATCCATACCCACATTCCACTGATACACCTGCTCCCACCGCAAAGCGGCATTGGCCGGCGTACGGATACCCGCATACGGCTGGTTCACAATACTCCCTGCCGCAGGGTAATAGGTAATCGTAGTCAGCGGCGACACACTGTTGTCTACATTACCACTACTGCCATAAGTAGCCCGCAGCTGCCATCGGTCTACCCATTGCCAGCGCCACCACGCCGCCGCCGTAGGCTGCCAGCCCAAGCCCACCGAAAACAACGGCACGCCCCGCTTATTGGTGCCTACCCCCAGCAAATTGGCGGCATCCTTCCGCACACTCATATTCAGCTGGTATTGCCTGCGCCACTGCAAGCCCGCATTGCCGTACACCGACACAAACCGGTCCGCCAATCCCGACTGCGCCTGATTCACCGGCAGCTGGCTCGCCGCCCCCACATTGCCATACAACGGATATACCTGCAGGTAATTCACCTGCGCCGAACTCAAGGTCTGCGCATCATACCCGTAATACCGGCCCGCAGCACTCCGGCTGTCCATCTGCCGCAGCTCCGCTCCGGCTATCGCATGCAGCCCCCAGTCATGCCGCTCCACATCCGTATTCAACTGCAGCCGCCATTGGTTCAGCAACTGCCGCCCCTCCTCCCGGTCCAGTATCCCGCCGGCAGGCAAAGCACTCGTCACCTGCCCGTTTTGCAGGCTGCTAAACCGGTTCCGCAAATTCCGCACATAATACGCCTCCCCATCCCAGGCCTGCTCCCGCTGCTGCCAACCCTGCTCCTGCTGCCAGCGCAGCTCCGCCTGCACATAACGGTGCAATTGCAACCGGGCATGCATCCGCAGCACCACATGCTGCTGCCCCCGCTCCGTCAGCTGCAGCTCCCGCTCGGCCAACGGATAGTATTTCCACATCGCCAGCAGACCGCCACCAGCCGTATCTGTATAGCCCTGCCGGTAATCTTTTTCATACGGCACCGCCACCCCATCCGCATCATAAAACGCATAGTAAGGATAAATCGCAGTCGACTTTCCGCCACCAATCGACAGCTCCCCATAGCCACCGGCATTCCGCTGCCACTGCTTCGTACCCGTAAACAGCATGCCCGCCCCCAGCTCCAGCCGTTTGTTGGGCTTGCCGGTCAGCTCCAGCCGCCCCGTCAGCCGCTCCTGCCCGTCGCCCTGCAGGCTGGCCGACTGTCGGTTATAACTGCCACTCAGCAGCATGCTCAGCTGCGGCCCGCCCATCGTCAGCTGCACATGGTGCTGCTGCATACCCGCCGGCTGATACACATGCTCCAGAAACGACCGCCGCACATCTCTTGCCGCCCACCCTTCCAGCGTGGCGGCTACCGTTGTGGCATCCACCAGCCCCAGCCGCTGCCGCTGCAGCAACTCCACCACCGGCGAAACCACCGGCCGCGTCGTCGTATTGTTCAGCGCCGCATTGAAATACCCCTTCTCAAACAACCATTGCTCCGTGGCTATAAAATCGGCCGTGCCCATCACTGGCAGGTCCATCAGCCTCGGCACCGCCGTTTGCGTATACTGGCTGTTTACCTGTACCCGCAATGGCTGCTGCATACCCGCCTTCTTGGTCCTGATCACAATCACGCCATTCCCTGCCCTGGCACCCCAGATACTGGCCGCAGCGGCATCCTTCAAAATGGTCACATCCAGCACATCCTCCGGATTGATGTTCGACACATCCCCCGCATACGGAAAATTGTCGAGTATCACCAGCGGATCGGTCATCGATTGCCGCAGGGTACTCACCCCCCGTACCGATATACTCCGGTTGCCGCCACTGCTCGTACTCGTCAGCACACTGCTCGCCACCCCTTCCAGCCGGCTCAGCACATCCGCCGACACACCCCTGTTCAGCAAGGCCTGCCCCACACGGTCAAAGGATCCCGTACTTCGCTCCCGCCGCAATTCCTGCATGCCCGTAGTCACCGTTACCGCCGCCAGCGTGGCATCCAGGGGCTCCAGCATCAACCGTAGCTCCTGCCCGCTGTCTCGCCGCCCGATATACCGTATCAGCGGCGCATAGCCCGTAAACGACACCAAAAGGGTATCACCCGTCCAGCGCACCGGCACCACAAACCGCCCCGCAGCATCTGCCGTCACCTGCTGCCGGTCCCGGTATTGTAAAATCGTGGCCCCCGGCAAGGGCTTGCGGTCCTCCGTATCCAGCACCTGCCCCCGCAGCATGCCCCGGTCGGGCAATTGCGCCCCAGCCGTCATGGTGCACAGCAGCCCCGCCACTGTCGCACTCTTCATCCATCTTTTCATTCCGTAGTCAGTTATGTTTTGGTGAAAGAAATTGTACTCATCGGTCGGCAAACACCAACACCCGTTGCTGCGCCATTACCGGCCGCACCTGCAGGTTGTACGCCCGTAGCGCCGTATCCAGCAGCTGCACATCACGCAGCACCCGCCGCTCCAGCACCCACGGCATGGCCAGCGTATCCGGTAACACACTTTGCACATACGGCAGCCCCTCCTCCGACTGCTGCAGCAAGCCCAGCAAACCCCGCAGGTGCTTGCCCCGGTAATGCTGTTGCGCATCGTACACCGGCGACGGGCCCGCCATCCCCACCGGCCGCAAACTGTCCGCCACTACCAGCTCCAGACAGGCCAGCTCCCGCCATTCCATCCGTACCC
The Phnomibacter ginsenosidimutans genome window above contains:
- a CDS encoding RagB/SusD family nutrient uptake outer membrane protein; protein product: MQQHKILILLLVGGLLTGCEKFLDERPDKTATVPVTVQDAQALLDNVTIVNSNWMWATHLYSDDVQVSSSAYAAVTNEAARQNYVWGDAADNAAQWMACYRRVYQANTVLAMIDRMPVADTAQMAVRDVRGQALFLRALSYYRLAQLFAVPYQTGMADNGFGLPLVLTEDIGAGYVRSSIASTYEQMVKDVTAAVWLLPERARFLTRASKPAAWALLARVALQMGDMVLAAKASAAGLEMQGSLLDYATLNASATVPFQRFNTEVLYHSTMSAGISNNVSRVDTGLYKLYAADDLRKGLYWQRQPDGLYNFKGNYDGQVSGVYFDGLTTGELYLIRAESALALGDRAGALGALNQLLEKRWKRSSWVPLDIQDPGQLAERIRLERRLELAYRGLRWPDIRRYWQTGVWKEGLRRQLDNNEYVLKPDSKRVTALLPMVVVAMGGVVQNER
- a CDS encoding SusC/RagA family TonB-linked outer membrane protein, which produces MKRWMKSATVAGLLCTMTAGAQLPDRGMLRGQVLDTEDRKPLPGATILQYRDRQQVTADAAGRFVVPVRWTGDTLLVSFTGYAPLIRYIGRRDSGQELRLMLEPLDATLAAVTVTTGMQELRRERSTGSFDRVGQALLNRGVSADVLSRLEGVASSVLTSTSSGGNRSISVRGVSTLRQSMTDPLVILDNFPYAGDVSNINPEDVLDVTILKDAAAASIWGARAGNGVIVIRTKKAGMQQPLRVQVNSQYTQTAVPRLMDLPVMGTADFIATEQWLFEKGYFNAALNNTTTRPVVSPVVELLQRQRLGLVDATTVAATLEGWAARDVRRSFLEHVYQPAGMQQHHVQLTMGGPQLSMLLSGSYNRQSASLQGDGQERLTGRLELTGKPNKRLELGAGMLFTGTKQWQRNAGGYGELSIGGGKSTAIYPYYAFYDADGVAVPYEKDYRQGYTDTAGGGLLAMWKYYPLAERELQLTERGQQHVVLRMHARLQLHRYVQAELRWQQEQGWQQREQAWDGEAYYVRNLRNRFSSLQNGQVTSALPAGGILDREEGRQLLNQWRLQLNTDVERHDWGLHAIAGAELRQMDSRSAAGRYYGYDAQTLSSAQVNYLQVYPLYGNVGAASQLPVNQAQSGLADRFVSVYGNAGLQWRRQYQLNMSVRKDAANLLGVGTNKRGVPLFSVGLGWQPTAAAWWRWQWVDRWQLRATYGSSGNVDNSVSPLTTITYYPAAGSIVNQPYAGIRTPANAALRWEQVYQWNVGMDVAMWQQRITGSVEWYEKRSKDLLIPVVPDPTTGQSLVTMNAGRMRVRGVDVQLMTALLRGKTELRIDWLLNWNKSLITEYPLSSTVGNTLVGMEQTINPRAGFPAYGVYSYVMTGLDAATGNPVGRLDGMASQQYGTIISSTVSDSLWFHGSSRPDFFGSVRPSVGRGGWKLSVNVLWKWGHYYRNRSVHYQNLFASWVTHADWAKRWQQPGDELRTQVPSMLYPNSSLRDNFYSNSTVLVERANSIRLQDVQVSYDLPKRWCKRLQLQQCNWYGLWQPGILLYKANSRGVDPEWPDGLRQPLAWTVGLRVGM